A single genomic interval of Bradyrhizobium japonicum USDA 6 harbors:
- a CDS encoding sulfate ABC transporter substrate-binding protein, whose protein sequence is MMRRIVPLAAGLLLTGLLASSALAADINLLNVSYDPTRELYAEFNKAFANAYQKETGKSVEIKQSHGGSGSQARAVIDGLQADVVTLALAYDIDAVANKGLTATDWQKRLPQNSSPYTSTIVFLVRKGNPKGIKDWDDLLKTGVAVITPNPKTSGGARWNYLAAWGFAQKKYGSADKAKDFIGKLYQQVPVLDTGARGATVTFVERGVGDVLLAWENEAYLALKEFGPEKFEIVAPPQSILAEPPVAIVDKVADKKGTRNAADAYLQYWYTKEGQEIAARNFYRPRDAEIAKKYENSFAKVALFTIDDVFGGWTKAQKEHFADGGVFDQIYKN, encoded by the coding sequence TCGCGGCAGGGCTGCTCTTGACTGGATTGTTGGCAAGCTCGGCTCTCGCTGCTGACATCAATCTCTTGAACGTGTCGTACGATCCGACGCGTGAGCTCTATGCCGAGTTCAACAAGGCGTTCGCGAATGCCTATCAGAAGGAAACCGGCAAGAGCGTCGAGATCAAGCAGTCGCATGGCGGCAGCGGCTCGCAGGCGCGTGCCGTGATCGACGGATTGCAGGCCGATGTGGTGACGCTCGCGCTTGCCTATGACATCGACGCCGTCGCGAACAAGGGCCTCACCGCGACCGACTGGCAGAAGCGTCTGCCGCAGAATTCATCGCCCTATACCTCGACCATCGTGTTTCTGGTGCGCAAGGGCAATCCGAAGGGCATCAAGGATTGGGACGATCTGCTTAAGACCGGTGTCGCGGTGATCACGCCGAACCCGAAGACCTCCGGCGGGGCGCGCTGGAATTATCTCGCGGCCTGGGGCTTTGCCCAAAAGAAATACGGCTCGGCCGACAAGGCCAAGGACTTCATCGGAAAGCTCTACCAGCAGGTGCCGGTGCTCGACACTGGTGCGCGCGGCGCCACCGTGACCTTCGTCGAGCGCGGCGTCGGCGACGTGCTGCTGGCCTGGGAGAACGAGGCCTACCTCGCGCTGAAGGAATTCGGTCCGGAGAAGTTCGAGATCGTGGCGCCGCCGCAATCGATCCTCGCCGAGCCGCCGGTCGCGATCGTCGACAAGGTTGCCGATAAAAAAGGCACCCGCAACGCGGCCGATGCCTACCTCCAGTATTGGTATACCAAGGAAGGCCAAGAAATCGCCGCGCGCAATTTCTACCGTCCGCGCGACGCAGAGATCGCCAAGAAGTACGAAAACTCCTTCGCCAAGGTCGCACTGTTCACGATCGACGACGTTTTCGGCGGCTGGACCAAGGCGCAGAAGGAACATTTTGCCGACGGCGGCGTCTTTGATCAGATCTACAAGAACTGA
- a CDS encoding sulfate/molybdate ABC transporter ATP-binding protein — MTIEVRNLVKQFGSFKALDGVDLKVDNGELLALLGPSGSGKTTLLRIIAGLDWPDSGEVSFNGEDALAQGARERNVGFVFQHYALFRHMTVFENVAFGLRVQPRASRKDESTIRARVKELLDLVQLDWLADRYPSQLSGGQRQRIALARALAIEPRILLLDEPFGALDAKVRKELRRWLRSLHQEINVTSIFVTHDQEEALEVANRVVVMDKGRIEQIGSPDDVYESPATAFVHGFIGESIELPVQVEGGVIRLGDRPLNLAADGLVSGASKLFVRRHDMLVGPPGSGAFEGAVQHVRNFGPVQRAEVALSGGETIEIDAPRDRELRAGDTIGLEPRRYRIFAG; from the coding sequence GTGACCATTGAAGTCAGGAATCTCGTCAAGCAGTTCGGCAGCTTCAAAGCGCTCGACGGCGTCGATCTCAAGGTCGACAATGGCGAGCTGCTGGCGCTGCTCGGTCCTTCCGGCTCCGGCAAGACCACGCTGCTGCGCATCATCGCCGGCCTCGACTGGCCCGATTCCGGCGAGGTCTCCTTCAATGGCGAGGATGCGCTGGCGCAGGGCGCGCGCGAACGGAACGTCGGCTTCGTGTTCCAGCACTACGCGCTGTTCCGCCACATGACGGTGTTCGAGAACGTTGCCTTCGGCCTGCGCGTGCAGCCGCGCGCCAGCCGCAAGGATGAGTCCACCATTCGTGCGCGCGTCAAGGAGCTGCTCGATCTCGTGCAGCTCGACTGGCTCGCCGACCGCTATCCGAGCCAGCTCTCCGGCGGCCAGCGCCAGCGCATCGCACTCGCTCGCGCGCTCGCGATCGAGCCGCGCATCCTCCTGCTCGACGAGCCTTTCGGCGCGCTCGATGCCAAGGTGCGCAAGGAGCTGCGCCGATGGCTGCGCTCGCTGCACCAGGAGATCAACGTCACCTCGATCTTCGTCACCCACGACCAGGAGGAGGCGCTCGAAGTCGCCAACCGCGTGGTCGTGATGGACAAGGGCAGGATCGAGCAGATCGGCTCGCCCGACGACGTCTATGAAAGCCCGGCGACCGCGTTCGTCCACGGCTTCATCGGCGAATCCATCGAGCTGCCGGTCCAGGTTGAAGGCGGCGTCATCAGGCTCGGCGACCGCCCACTCAATCTTGCAGCAGACGGCTTGGTGTCTGGCGCGTCAAAACTGTTCGTGCGGCGACATGACATGCTGGTCGGCCCGCCCGGAAGCGGTGCCTTCGAGGGCGCCGTGCAGCACGTCCGGAATTTCGGCCCCGTGCAGCGGGCCGAGGTGGCCCTGTCCGGCGGCGAGACCATCGAGATCGACGCCCCCCGCGACAGGGAACTTCGCGCCGGCGACACGATCGGCCTCGAACCGCGCCGCTACCGGATATTTGCGGGCTAG
- a CDS encoding CAP domain-containing protein, with the protein MRAAAAISITLLLAGCAGNEAPVQQPTMYADMSVPGAKLDAQAAAIMISQYRQNNALGTVVIDPDLMRLAESQSQAMAAANKMDHDVRAPLAKRLSAGGYPATVAVENVSAGYHTLAEAFSGWRDSPPHRANMLKSGVTKLGIAAGYAPGTKYKVFWTMILASTDPR; encoded by the coding sequence ATGCGCGCCGCGGCCGCGATATCAATCACTTTGCTTCTCGCCGGCTGCGCCGGCAACGAAGCACCGGTCCAGCAGCCGACCATGTATGCCGACATGTCGGTCCCGGGCGCCAAGCTCGACGCGCAGGCGGCAGCGATCATGATCTCTCAATACCGCCAGAACAACGCCCTCGGCACCGTCGTGATCGACCCCGATCTGATGCGGCTCGCCGAATCCCAGTCCCAGGCCATGGCGGCGGCCAACAAGATGGACCATGACGTCCGCGCGCCGCTGGCCAAGCGCCTCAGCGCGGGCGGCTATCCGGCGACGGTGGCGGTCGAGAACGTCTCGGCGGGCTATCATACGCTGGCGGAAGCGTTTTCCGGCTGGCGCGACTCGCCTCCGCACCGCGCCAACATGCTCAAGAGCGGTGTCACAAAACTGGGCATCGCGGCGGGCTATGCTCCCGGCACCAAGTACAAGGTGTTCTGGACCATGATCCTGGCCTCGACCGACCCTCGATAA
- the cysW gene encoding sulfate ABC transporter permease subunit CysW, which translates to MTMQIADSVSLPSTDARARAHAAAARDSLRTEPPAIRVAIIALAVTFLSVFVVLPLVLVLAQAFSRGVLAYFSALAEPEALAAIKLTLIVAAISVGLNLVFGLVAAWAIAKFEFSGKTFLITLIDLPFSVSPVISGLVFVLLFGAQGYFGSWLRDHDIQILFAVPGIVLATTFVTFPFVARALIPLMQEQGTQEEEAAISLGASGLQTFFRVTLPNIKWGVLYGVLLCNARAMGEFGAVSVVSGHIRGETNTMPLLVEILYNEYQFVAAFAIASLLAMLALITLIAKTVLERHLDEGHDASDH; encoded by the coding sequence ATGACGATGCAGATCGCCGATTCCGTCTCGCTGCCTTCGACCGATGCGCGCGCACGTGCGCACGCCGCTGCGGCGCGCGACAGCCTCCGCACCGAGCCGCCCGCAATACGTGTCGCCATCATCGCGCTGGCGGTGACCTTCCTCAGCGTCTTCGTCGTGCTGCCCCTGGTTCTGGTGCTCGCGCAGGCCTTTTCGAGAGGCGTTCTCGCCTATTTCTCCGCGCTTGCCGAGCCGGAAGCGCTGGCCGCAATCAAGCTGACGTTGATCGTGGCGGCGATCTCGGTCGGCCTCAATCTCGTATTCGGCCTCGTCGCGGCATGGGCCATCGCCAAGTTCGAGTTTAGCGGCAAGACCTTCCTGATCACGCTGATCGACCTGCCGTTCTCGGTGAGCCCGGTGATCTCGGGCCTCGTCTTCGTGCTGCTGTTCGGCGCGCAGGGCTATTTTGGCAGCTGGCTTAGGGATCACGATATCCAGATCCTGTTCGCGGTGCCCGGCATCGTGCTCGCCACCACCTTCGTGACTTTCCCGTTCGTGGCGCGCGCGCTGATCCCCCTGATGCAGGAGCAGGGCACGCAGGAAGAGGAGGCCGCGATCTCGCTCGGCGCCTCGGGCCTGCAGACCTTCTTCCGCGTCACCCTGCCCAACATCAAATGGGGTGTGCTTTACGGCGTCCTGCTCTGCAACGCGCGCGCGATGGGCGAATTCGGCGCCGTGTCGGTGGTATCAGGGCACATCCGCGGCGAGACCAACACCATGCCGCTGCTGGTCGAGATTCTCTACAACGAGTACCAGTTCGTCGCTGCCTTTGCGATCGCCTCGCTGCTGGCGATGCTGGCCCTGATCACGCTGATCGCCAAGACCGTTCTCGAACGTCACCTCGACGAAGGACACGACGCAAGTGACCATTGA
- a CDS encoding DUF3734 domain-containing protein: protein MTDHSPEVATVPAKAQRVLVLQGGGALGSYQAGAYQALCHFDFEPEWVAGISIGAVNAAIIAGNEGHTRITRLKEFWEMVSAPVPWKPIGKSDHSRELFNSTSAALIATFGVPGFFTPRIPPAPLWPPGSKQAESYYDTAPLKKTLERLVDFDRINDLKTRLSVGAVGVTSGNFKYFDNYEFKKLGKTIGPEHIMASGALPPGFPSVVIDGEHYWDGGIASNTPLDYVLDAEVARDMLIFQVDLFSARGDLPNSLLEATEREKDIRFSSRTRMNTDKNKQIHNARRAVRDLIGKLPDYLKNDPSVEFLAKVSRESTVTVVHLIYRSKNYESSSKDYDFSHVAMVEHWEAGVRDVHLSMRHKDWLERPQSGETMVTYDLTGDVTAPPPKRSE from the coding sequence ATGACCGATCATAGCCCGGAAGTCGCAACAGTCCCCGCGAAGGCGCAGCGCGTCCTGGTCCTCCAGGGCGGTGGGGCGCTCGGCTCCTATCAGGCCGGCGCCTATCAGGCGCTGTGCCATTTCGACTTCGAGCCGGAATGGGTCGCCGGCATCTCGATCGGCGCGGTCAACGCCGCCATCATCGCCGGCAATGAGGGACACACCCGCATCACCCGGCTCAAGGAATTCTGGGAGATGGTGTCGGCGCCGGTGCCGTGGAAGCCGATCGGCAAGAGCGATCACAGCCGCGAGCTGTTCAATTCGACCAGCGCCGCATTGATCGCGACCTTCGGCGTGCCCGGTTTCTTCACGCCGCGCATTCCGCCCGCGCCGCTCTGGCCGCCCGGCAGCAAGCAGGCCGAGAGCTATTACGACACCGCGCCGCTGAAGAAGACGCTGGAGCGCCTGGTCGATTTCGACCGCATCAACGATCTGAAGACGCGCCTGTCGGTCGGCGCCGTCGGCGTCACCTCGGGCAACTTCAAATATTTCGACAATTACGAGTTCAAGAAGCTCGGCAAGACCATCGGCCCCGAGCACATCATGGCCTCCGGCGCGCTGCCGCCGGGCTTTCCGTCCGTCGTGATCGACGGCGAGCACTACTGGGACGGCGGCATCGCCTCCAACACGCCGCTGGACTACGTGCTCGATGCCGAGGTCGCTCGCGACATGCTGATCTTCCAGGTCGATCTGTTCAGCGCCCGCGGCGATCTGCCGAATTCGCTGCTCGAGGCGACCGAGCGCGAGAAGGACATCCGCTTTTCCAGCCGCACGCGGATGAACACCGACAAGAACAAGCAGATTCATAATGCGCGCCGGGCCGTGCGCGACCTGATCGGCAAATTGCCGGACTATCTGAAGAACGACCCGTCCGTCGAATTCCTCGCGAAGGTGTCGCGCGAAAGCACCGTCACCGTGGTGCACCTGATCTATCGCAGCAAGAACTACGAATCCTCGTCGAAGGATTACGACTTCTCGCATGTCGCCATGGTCGAGCATTGGGAAGCCGGCGTGCGCGACGTGCATCTGTCGATGCGCCACAAGGACTGGC
- the cysT gene encoding sulfate ABC transporter permease subunit CysT: MSAVAARRRTLPGFGLTMGLTLSWLSIIILIPLAGLFLKSLELSPEQFWNILSSRRTLNALRVSFGLAFAAACVNLVMGSIIVWALVRYRFPGRRLFDAIVDVPFALPTAVAGVALTALFAEKGWLGAPLAALGIKVAFTPIGIFVAMIFIGIPFVVRTVQPVLQDLDPEIEEAAGSLGASRWQTIIRVILPSLGPALLTGLALAFARAVGEYGSVIFIAGNLPNVSEIAPLLIVIRLSEFRYADATAIAVVMLVVSFVIIFAVNRLQRWAQSRIPAR, from the coding sequence GTGAGCGCAGTTGCAGCACGACGACGGACTTTGCCGGGCTTCGGTCTCACGATGGGACTGACGCTTTCCTGGCTCTCCATCATCATCCTGATTCCGCTTGCCGGGCTGTTCCTGAAATCGCTGGAGCTTAGCCCCGAGCAATTCTGGAACATCCTGTCCAGCCGCCGCACCCTCAACGCCTTGCGCGTCTCCTTCGGCCTCGCCTTTGCGGCGGCCTGCGTCAATCTCGTCATGGGCAGCATCATCGTCTGGGCGCTGGTGCGTTACCGCTTCCCCGGACGCCGGCTGTTCGACGCCATCGTCGACGTGCCGTTCGCGCTGCCGACGGCGGTCGCCGGCGTCGCACTGACCGCGCTGTTTGCCGAGAAGGGCTGGCTGGGTGCGCCGCTCGCCGCGCTCGGCATCAAGGTGGCGTTCACGCCGATCGGCATCTTCGTCGCCATGATCTTCATCGGCATCCCCTTCGTGGTGCGCACCGTGCAGCCGGTGCTCCAGGACCTCGACCCCGAGATCGAAGAGGCCGCGGGCAGCCTGGGCGCCAGCCGCTGGCAGACCATCATCCGCGTGATCCTGCCCTCGCTCGGACCGGCGCTGCTCACCGGCCTCGCGCTCGCCTTCGCCCGCGCGGTCGGCGAATACGGCTCGGTGATCTTCATCGCCGGCAATCTGCCGAACGTGTCCGAGATCGCGCCGCTCCTGATCGTGATCCGGCTGTCCGAATTCCGCTATGCCGACGCGACCGCGATCGCCGTGGTCATGCTCGTCGTCTCCTTCGTCATCATCTTCGCCGTCAACCGGCTTCAGCGCTGGGCGCAGAGCCGGATCCCGGCGCGCTGA